One Prodigiosinella aquatilis DNA window includes the following coding sequences:
- the asd gene encoding aspartate-semialdehyde dehydrogenase translates to MKNVGFIGWRGMVGSVLMQRMVEERDFDAIRPVFFSTSQHGQPAPTLGGQQGVLQDAYDLDTLRALDIVITCQGGDYTNEVYPKLRESGWQGYWIDAASSLRMSDDAIIILDPVNHGVIKQGLDNGVKTFIGGNCTVSLMLMSLGGLFANDLVEWVSVATYQAASGGGARHMRELLVQMGQLNAEVANELSDPASAILDIERKVTALTRSGSLPVDNFGVPLAGSLIPWIDKQLDNGQSREEWKGQAETNKILGTQRVIPVDGLCVRVGALRCHSQAFTIKLKKDVALPEIEQMLATHNDWVKVIPNDRDISMRELTPAAVTGTLSTPVGRLRKLNMGPQYLSAFTVGDQLLWGAAEPLRRMLRILL, encoded by the coding sequence ATGAAAAATGTTGGTTTTATTGGCTGGCGCGGCATGGTCGGTTCGGTACTCATGCAGCGCATGGTGGAAGAACGCGATTTTGATGCGATTCGCCCGGTATTTTTTTCCACTTCTCAGCACGGTCAGCCAGCACCGACATTGGGTGGTCAGCAGGGTGTATTGCAGGACGCTTACGATCTGGACACGCTGCGGGCGCTGGATATCGTCATTACCTGTCAAGGCGGCGATTATACCAATGAAGTTTATCCAAAGCTGCGTGAAAGTGGCTGGCAAGGATACTGGATCGACGCCGCATCTTCTCTACGTATGAGCGATGACGCAATTATTATCCTGGATCCCGTTAACCATGGCGTAATTAAGCAAGGTCTGGATAACGGTGTTAAAACCTTTATTGGTGGTAACTGTACTGTCAGTCTGATGCTGATGTCGCTGGGTGGTCTGTTTGCTAACGATTTGGTGGAATGGGTGTCGGTTGCGACTTATCAGGCCGCATCCGGCGGTGGTGCACGTCATATGCGCGAACTGCTGGTGCAGATGGGGCAATTGAACGCTGAAGTGGCTAACGAGTTAAGCGATCCGGCGTCCGCGATTCTGGATATCGAACGGAAAGTCACGGCGTTGACGCGTAGTGGATCTCTGCCAGTGGACAATTTCGGTGTACCGCTGGCTGGCAGTCTGATTCCGTGGATTGACAAGCAACTGGATAACGGTCAAAGCCGTGAAGAGTGGAAAGGTCAGGCAGAAACCAACAAGATTCTGGGTACTCAGCGTGTGATTCCAGTTGATGGTCTGTGCGTGCGTGTTGGGGCATTACGCTGCCATAGTCAGGCATTCACCATCAAGCTGAAGAAAGATGTGGCGCTGCCGGAAATCGAACAGATGTTGGCAACGCATAACGACTGGGTGAAAGTGATACCGAATGACCGCGACATCTCCATGCGTGAACTGACACCTGCCGCAGTAACTGGTACGTTGTCTACGCCGGTTGGGCGTCTGCGTAAGCTAAACATGGGGCCGCAGTACCTGTCCGCGTTCACCGTGGGTGACCAATTACTGTGGGGCGCGGCTGAACCACTGCGCCGCATGCTGCGTATCCTGCTGTAG
- a CDS encoding YhgN family NAAT transporter → MTEMISATVLLLLIMDPLGNLPIFMSVLKHLDPKRRRIVLMREMVIALGVMLVFLFAGEKILAVLNLRTETVSISGGIVLFLIAIRMIFPSQEGDSTGLPAGDEPFLVPMAIPLVAGPSILATLMLLSHQYPYQLLHLALALFIAWGISFVILLMSNVFLRLLGDKGVGALERLMGLVLVMLSTQMFLDGVRAYMKL, encoded by the coding sequence ATGACCGAAATGATCTCGGCAACCGTGCTGTTGCTATTAATTATGGACCCACTCGGTAATCTGCCGATTTTTATGTCGGTGTTAAAACATCTGGATCCCAAACGGCGACGCATCGTATTGATGCGGGAAATGGTTATTGCACTGGGCGTTATGCTGGTTTTCCTGTTTGCCGGAGAAAAAATTCTGGCAGTGCTGAATCTGCGCACTGAAACCGTGTCGATATCCGGTGGCATCGTGCTGTTTTTGATCGCTATTCGTATGATTTTCCCGTCACAGGAAGGGGATTCCACCGGGTTGCCAGCCGGGGATGAACCTTTTCTGGTACCGATGGCCATTCCTCTGGTTGCCGGCCCGTCCATACTGGCGACATTGATGCTGCTGTCACACCAGTACCCGTATCAACTGTTGCACCTGGCGCTGGCGCTGTTTATCGCCTGGGGTATCTCTTTTGTGATTTTGCTGATGTCGAATGTATTCCTGCGTCTGTTGGGCGATAAAGGCGTCGGCGCGTTGGAAAGGTTGATGGGACTGGTACTGGTCATGCTATCCACCCAGATGTTCCTGGATGGTGTGCGCGCCTATATGAAACTGTAA